One Xiphias gladius isolate SHS-SW01 ecotype Sanya breed wild chromosome 13, ASM1685928v1, whole genome shotgun sequence genomic window carries:
- the sft2d2b gene encoding SFT2 domain containing 2b yields MDKLKKVLSGQDDGNADGNGILERANQASTLAWGTRMKGFIVCFFLGVFSSILGTCMLWIPGIGLAVFAVLYSVGNICALASTMFLIGPWRQLRTMCAKERAFATIIMLVCLALTLCAAFWWKNNGLALLFCVLQFLAFTWYGLSYIPFARDAVMKLFSICI; encoded by the exons ATGGATAAATTAAAGAAGGTGCTGAGCGGTCAGGACGATGGAAACGCGGACGGGAACGGCATACTGGAG AGAGCCAATCAGGCATCGACGTTGGCCTGGGGGACGAGGATGAAGGGCTTTATTGTCTGCTTCTTCCTGGGTGTGTTCAGCTCCATCCTG GGTACCTGTATGCTGTGGATCCCAGGTATTGGTCTCGCCGTGTTCGCTGTCCTCTACAGTGTGGGAAACATCTGTGCTCTGGCCAG CACCATGTTCCTGATTGGTCCTTGGCGGCAGCTGAGGACCATGTGCGCCAAAGAGAGAGCGTTCGCCACCATCATCATGCTG GTCTGTCTGGCGTTGACGCTGTGTGCTGCTTTCTGG tGGAAGAATAACGGTCTCGCTCTGCTCTTCTGTGTCCTTCAGTTTCTGGCTTTCACCTG GTACGGCCTTTCCTACATCCCCTTcgccag ggacGCCGTcatgaaattattttcaatCTGCATCTAG